In Helianthus annuus cultivar XRQ/B chromosome 9, HanXRQr2.0-SUNRISE, whole genome shotgun sequence, the following are encoded in one genomic region:
- the LOC110878387 gene encoding zinc finger CCCH domain-containing protein 6, whose product MLIGSMLIVKFYPAGLCKYGDSCRFNHSILEADNLPLQVNYLGYPKRLGKMNCSFYMRTGMCGYGVSCRFHHPNPIVIFTPGPMSNHKEAVNLTQSHLSLPLAPKGKEKIETAEDYTPKKRALCSQ is encoded by the exons ATGTTAATTGGTTCAATGCTCATTgtaaag TTTTACCCAGCTGGTCTTTGCAAATATGGGGATTCATGTAGATTCAATCACTCCATATTAGAGGCTGACAATCTTCCCTTGCAAGTTAACTATCTTGGTTATCCTAAAAGATTG GGCAAGATGAATTGTTCTTTCTACATGCGTACTGGCATGTGTGGTTATGGTGTATCCTGTAGGTTTCACCACCCTAATCCTATCGTGATTTTTACTCCTGGACCGATGAGTAACCACAAAGAAGCTGTGAATTTGACTCAATCACACCTTTCATTGCCTCTG GCACCAAAAGGCAAAGAAAAAATTGAAACCGCTGAGGATTATACTCCAAAAAAGAGAGCCTTGTGTTCTCAATGA